The Nitrospirota bacterium genome contains a region encoding:
- a CDS encoding cation transporter translates to MEHEHHPKIASHDEHHDHPHEHVHRGIEKKRLTLVAMLTGSMMVIEGIGGYVTNSLALLSDAFHMLTHFGALMISLSAIIIATRFQSEDKTFGYWRAEILTALLNGITLVPIVGYILYESYQRYMHPEPIRDTLMLGVAFAGLVVNIVSALALWGVGKEDINIRGAFLHMLGDTLSSVAVIIAGIIIHFTDWMVVDPIASAIISIMILIWSLGLIYESVHVLLESVPKGIKLDEVERMIRTIPQVKDIHDIHIWQITSGMYSITCHVVVEDTTISGSQGIIVQIQSTLDKNFHITHANIQLEHSL, encoded by the coding sequence ATGGAGCATGAACATCACCCAAAAATAGCTTCTCACGATGAGCACCACGACCATCCCCACGAGCATGTCCACAGGGGAATTGAGAAGAAACGTCTTACGCTGGTAGCGATGCTTACCGGCTCTATGATGGTGATCGAAGGTATTGGCGGCTATGTAACTAACAGCCTTGCCCTCCTTTCTGATGCTTTTCACATGCTGACTCACTTCGGGGCGTTAATGATTAGTCTGTCGGCGATCATAATTGCAACAAGGTTTCAGTCTGAAGACAAGACCTTTGGTTACTGGCGGGCTGAAATCCTGACGGCGCTACTGAATGGCATTACCCTTGTCCCGATCGTCGGATATATCCTGTATGAGTCTTATCAGAGATATATGCACCCTGAACCTATCAGGGATACCCTCATGCTTGGTGTTGCATTCGCGGGACTTGTTGTAAACATTGTCAGCGCCCTTGCCCTGTGGGGGGTTGGCAAGGAAGACATTAACATTAGGGGGGCGTTTCTCCATATGCTTGGGGATACACTCTCCTCTGTGGCTGTAATAATTGCAGGAATAATTATACATTTCACAGACTGGATGGTTGTGGACCCTATTGCCAGTGCGATAATAAGCATCATGATATTGATCTGGTCCCTGGGGCTCATATATGAGTCAGTGCACGTCCTTCTTGAATCTGTCCCGAAAGGAATAAAGCTTGATGAGGTTGAGCGTATGATTAGAACTATCCCACAGGTTAAGGATATTCACGATATTCATATATGGCAGATTACCTCAGGTATGTATTCCATAACCTGTCATGTTGTCGTAGAGGATACGACCATATCAGGGTCGCAGGGAATAATAGTACAGATCCAGTCCACACTGGATAAGAACTTTCATATAACGCACGCAAATATCCAGTTGGAGCATTCTCTCTGA
- the mnmA gene encoding tRNA 2-thiouridine(34) synthase MnmA — translation MSRKKVVVGLSGGIDSSVAALLLVEQGYEVIGATLRIWGDGEYLDGEWHDRSCCKTGLARYAAEQLKIPYYIWDAHKEFKEYVVDEFCREYAEGRTPNPCTRCNEKIKFSLMFEKARSIGADFIATGHYARVSYDQTRNRYNLTKGLDPHKDQSYFLYRLTQDQLSNIIFPVGGYTKKEVISKAESLDLPVSEMRESQEVCFVTHEGYREFIREHTSTAINTGHFVSSSGTVLGEHDGIPFYTIGQRRGLKISAGERLYVINIDAQKNEVVLGTEQELFAGGLVASDIHMISGELPDQGKLYYTKIRYRSQAVKAMITPEGEGHIKVVFEDPQRAVTPGQSVVFYDGDLLVGGGIIKKGI, via the coding sequence GTGAGCAGGAAAAAGGTTGTTGTTGGACTTAGCGGCGGAATAGACAGCTCTGTCGCAGCCCTCCTATTGGTTGAACAGGGTTATGAAGTAATCGGCGCCACACTCAGGATATGGGGAGATGGGGAGTACCTTGATGGAGAATGGCATGACCGGTCCTGTTGTAAGACAGGACTTGCGAGGTATGCAGCGGAGCAACTTAAGATACCCTATTACATTTGGGATGCACACAAGGAGTTTAAAGAGTATGTTGTTGATGAATTCTGCCGGGAATATGCAGAGGGACGCACTCCGAATCCCTGCACAAGGTGTAATGAAAAGATCAAATTCTCTCTCATGTTTGAAAAGGCACGGAGCATAGGTGCAGACTTCATAGCTACAGGACATTATGCACGGGTCAGCTACGATCAAACTCGCAACAGGTACAACCTGACAAAGGGTCTGGACCCTCACAAAGATCAGAGCTATTTCCTTTACAGGCTTACTCAGGACCAGCTCTCAAACATAATCTTTCCAGTTGGCGGCTACACAAAGAAAGAGGTCATCAGTAAGGCAGAATCTTTAGACCTCCCTGTATCAGAAATGAGAGAAAGTCAGGAGGTCTGTTTTGTCACACATGAGGGATACAGGGAATTTATCAGAGAACACACATCAACAGCCATTAACACTGGGCATTTCGTGTCATCTTCAGGAACGGTTTTGGGAGAACACGATGGTATTCCGTTTTACACAATTGGACAGAGGAGGGGGCTTAAGATCTCAGCAGGCGAACGGCTCTATGTAATAAATATAGATGCACAAAAGAATGAGGTTGTTCTTGGAACTGAGCAGGAGTTGTTTGCAGGAGGTCTTGTAGCCTCAGATATTCATATGATTAGCGGCGAACTGCCTGATCAGGGCAAGCTGTATTACACGAAGATCAGATACAGGTCACAGGCGGTAAAAGCAATGATAACCCCTGAAGGAGAAGGTCATATTAAAGTCGTATTTGAAGACCCCCAGCGCGCTGTTACCCCGGGGCAGTCTGTTGTATTTTATGACGGTGATTTGCTGGTTGGCGGCGGGATTATAAAAAAGGGAATATGA
- a CDS encoding peptide chain release factor-like protein encodes MPAFSVSSAKEKELRDKMDALNIREEDIEESFIRSSGKGGQHVNKVSTCVYLKHIPTGIEVKCQKERSQSLNRYRARVLLVRKIDQMVKGRESEERQRIEKIRRQKRKRSKRAKEKMLAEKKAQSEKKKLRSGMINYSD; translated from the coding sequence ATGCCGGCATTTTCTGTCAGCTCTGCAAAGGAAAAAGAACTCAGGGATAAGATGGATGCCCTGAATATCAGGGAAGAAGACATTGAGGAGTCTTTCATCCGTTCCAGTGGAAAGGGGGGACAACACGTTAATAAGGTCTCTACCTGCGTTTACCTGAAACATATACCCACCGGAATAGAGGTAAAATGCCAGAAAGAACGCTCCCAGTCTTTGAATCGCTATCGTGCCAGGGTGCTCCTTGTCAGGAAAATTGACCAGATGGTAAAAGGCAGGGAGAGTGAAGAAAGACAGAGAATAGAGAAGATCCGCCGGCAGAAGCGTAAGCGCTCAAAACGTGCAAAAGAGAAGATGCTTGCTGAAAAGAAGGCCCAGTCTGAAAAGAAAAAGCTTCGCTCCGGAATGATAAATTATAGTGACTAA
- a CDS encoding radical SAM protein, producing the protein MPQYIDLLKSGELNKRSEALAVKLRDCTLCPRECRVDRTKDKHGFCRTGYHPVVASYCAHYGEEPVLSGTMGSGTIFFGYCNMSCVFCQNHQISQPVKSLKSEAVSFERLADIMLELQDMGCHNINFVSPSHVSAQIVKSLEIAALKGLNIPLVYNSNGYESVETLKLLDGIIDIYLPDLKYGNNNTAYYFSKVVDYVVYSRAAILEMKRQVGDLEVDHEGIAIRGLIIRHLVLPNDLSGSEDCFRFISQEVGKLTFISSMSQFFPAHRAYKHPLLSRPIRESEYEKVLAWLEKYGLDNGWMQAYSSRDYYCPDFEKDQPFAEN; encoded by the coding sequence CAGTGAAGCTCAGAGACTGCACATTGTGCCCGCGTGAATGCAGGGTTGACAGGACAAAGGACAAACATGGTTTTTGCCGAACAGGCTATCATCCTGTTGTGGCAAGCTACTGCGCTCATTATGGCGAGGAGCCGGTACTTTCAGGAACGATGGGCTCCGGGACTATATTTTTCGGATATTGCAATATGAGCTGCGTCTTCTGTCAGAACCATCAGATTTCTCAACCGGTAAAGTCATTAAAGAGCGAGGCTGTAAGTTTCGAACGTCTTGCAGACATTATGCTGGAATTGCAGGATATGGGCTGCCACAATATCAATTTTGTCTCCCCTTCTCATGTCAGTGCACAGATAGTTAAGTCGCTTGAGATAGCAGCGCTAAAGGGACTTAACATCCCTCTTGTCTATAATAGTAATGGATATGAATCGGTTGAAACACTGAAACTGCTTGATGGGATTATAGACATATATCTTCCGGACTTAAAATACGGTAATAACAATACAGCCTATTATTTTTCAAAGGTAGTTGATTATGTGGTTTATTCGCGGGCGGCAATCCTTGAGATGAAGAGGCAGGTTGGAGACCTTGAGGTTGACCATGAGGGAATAGCAATCAGGGGATTGATAATAAGGCATCTTGTGTTGCCCAATGATCTTTCAGGCAGTGAGGACTGTTTCAGATTTATAAGCCAGGAGGTTGGAAAACTTACATTTATCAGCTCTATGTCACAGTTCTTTCCTGCACACAGGGCATACAAACATCCCCTTTTGTCAAGACCTATCCGCGAGAGCGAATATGAAAAGGTACTCGCATGGCTTGAAAAGTACGGGCTTGATAATGGTTGGATGCAGGCCTATTCAAGCCGTGACTACTACTGTCCGGACTTTGAGAAGGACCAGCCATTTGCGGAAAATTGA
- a CDS encoding OmpA family protein — protein MVFGNVRLKIIAVSGVCMLLTGLTQSGCSSMSRTQQGVIIGGLGGAATGALIGGKKSSGTGALIGGILGAASGGLIGNYMDKQAQELASVAEVQRTDDGIRVTMRDNILFDTGQSALKPESRLGLIKIADVIKRYNKTEVAIIGHTDNVGSATYNQDLSERRANSVEVFLINQGVQASRLKTIGMGFDAPVESNDTPEGRALNRRVELHITPDPSLVRDAEAAGQK, from the coding sequence ATGGTATTTGGGAATGTAAGGTTGAAGATCATTGCAGTGTCAGGGGTATGCATGTTGCTGACAGGATTGACTCAGTCAGGATGCTCCTCAATGTCACGCACACAGCAGGGGGTCATTATTGGTGGTCTCGGAGGAGCTGCCACAGGTGCACTAATCGGCGGGAAAAAGAGCTCAGGAACAGGGGCTTTGATCGGGGGCATACTTGGAGCTGCATCAGGTGGCCTGATCGGTAATTACATGGACAAACAGGCCCAGGAGCTGGCATCCGTTGCAGAGGTCCAGCGCACAGACGATGGGATCAGGGTCACGATGCGGGATAATATCCTCTTCGATACAGGTCAGTCCGCCCTGAAACCTGAATCACGTCTTGGTCTGATCAAAATTGCCGACGTCATCAAAAGGTACAACAAGACAGAGGTCGCGATAATAGGGCATACAGATAACGTAGGTTCAGCCACTTATAATCAGGACCTTTCTGAAAGACGGGCCAATTCTGTCGAGGTCTTTCTGATAAATCAGGGGGTACAGGCCAGCCGTCTTAAAACAATCGGAATGGGCTTCGATGCTCCTGTGGAATCTAATGACACCCCTGAAGGAAGGGCCTTAAATCGCAGGGTTGAACTGCACATCACCCCGGATCCGTCACTTGTCCGTGATGCTGAGGCCGCCGGGCAGAAATAA
- a CDS encoding ParB/RepB/Spo0J family partition protein, translated as MTKKMVLGRGLGTLIPGAAAHARPDDSRIPVSELELTRIIPNKYQPRQFFEDTALRELADSIKEHGVIQPVIVRHINDGAYELVAGERRWRAAQIAGLNKIPVVIKDLSNEKSLEIALIENLQRENLNPIESAQGYQRLTDEFGLTQEEIAAKVGKERSTVTNYMRLLTLPEKIQEFLSRSVITTGHAKAILSFTNRNEQLRFAEYIVNKGASVRETEYLAKKWGIKKGKKKVVESKNVAIRDVELRLQRTLGTKVRIQEEKKGGKIVVDYYSTDDLTRILELVENS; from the coding sequence ATGACAAAAAAAATGGTTCTGGGTAGAGGGCTGGGGACATTAATTCCAGGTGCGGCCGCACATGCACGGCCTGACGATAGCAGGATTCCTGTATCAGAGCTGGAACTTACCCGGATCATTCCAAACAAATACCAGCCCAGACAGTTCTTCGAAGATACAGCTCTGCGGGAACTCGCAGACTCCATAAAGGAGCATGGTGTAATACAGCCGGTTATAGTGAGACACATCAACGACGGGGCTTATGAACTGGTGGCAGGGGAGCGGAGATGGCGGGCTGCCCAGATTGCGGGGCTTAATAAAATACCTGTTGTAATAAAAGACCTGTCAAATGAAAAATCACTGGAAATAGCCCTTATAGAAAACCTTCAGAGAGAGAATTTAAATCCCATAGAGTCAGCTCAGGGTTACCAGCGCCTTACAGACGAATTTGGCCTGACTCAGGAAGAGATAGCAGCGAAGGTAGGTAAAGAGCGTTCTACGGTAACAAATTATATGCGTCTGCTTACACTACCTGAAAAGATACAGGAATTTCTATCCCGATCTGTTATTACAACAGGACATGCAAAGGCAATCCTATCCTTTACGAACAGGAATGAGCAACTCAGGTTTGCCGAGTATATAGTAAATAAAGGCGCTTCAGTCCGCGAAACAGAGTATCTCGCAAAAAAATGGGGGATTAAGAAAGGAAAAAAGAAGGTCGTAGAGTCAAAGAATGTTGCGATAAGGGATGTTGAATTGAGACTTCAGCGCACATTGGGAACAAAGGTGAGGATTCAGGAAGAGAAAAAAGGCGGAAAGATTGTCGTGGACTATTATTCCACGGATGACCTCACAAGGATACTGGAGTTGGTGGAGAATAGTTAA
- a CDS encoding TlpA family protein disulfide reductase — protein MVRNVIGSIIFACLFLVTQLSWGAWLNDRAPDFSLQDRYGKTISLGDMKGRVVFVNFWANWCPPCKKEFPELNKLSKKYKEADFVILAINLDKQRANVDDFLGKLPEPLSDRMIILLDPRSRVVSSYGARAMPTSFIIDKQETIRYVHLGFNESDPGKWITEIDSLIK, from the coding sequence ATGGTCAGGAATGTTATCGGAAGCATAATCTTTGCCTGTCTGTTTCTTGTAACACAGCTCTCCTGGGGGGCGTGGCTTAATGACAGGGCACCCGATTTCAGCCTTCAGGATCGTTATGGAAAGACCATCTCATTGGGAGACATGAAGGGCAGGGTGGTCTTTGTTAATTTCTGGGCCAACTGGTGTCCCCCATGCAAAAAGGAATTCCCTGAACTTAACAAACTCTCAAAAAAATACAAAGAAGCAGACTTTGTTATCCTTGCCATAAACCTTGATAAACAGAGGGCCAATGTGGATGATTTTTTGGGTAAACTACCAGAGCCCCTTTCAGACAGAATGATCATACTGTTAGATCCCCGGTCCAGGGTTGTCTCATCATATGGCGCAAGGGCAATGCCTACATCTTTTATAATTGATAAGCAGGAGACCATCCGGTATGTCCACCTTGGCTTTAATGAATCAGACCCCGGCAAGTGGATAACTGAGATAGACTCACTAATAAAGTAG
- the mnmE gene encoding tRNA uridine-5-carboxymethylaminomethyl(34) synthesis GTPase MnmE: MIRQEDTICAIITPPGIGGISVIRLSGKDALNIASRVFRSKSGKSLSNAKTHSIYYGNVVGSSLDAIDEVIVSIMKSPHSYTCEDVVEISCHGGPLVTDKILEVIVREGARLAEPGEFTKRAFLNGRIDLAQAEAVVDIINAKTEEGLKTALWQLEGRLSRIINELRNNLTSAAASIEAFIDFPEEDTGAVMNDAEGRVRSSIELIDMLIEGYYRWKPLKEGVVTAIVGRTNVGKSSLLNMLLGEERAIVTPYPGTTRDIVDGTTVVHGLPLRILDTAGLRSTTDTVEEEGIRRMYRSIGSAELVLIVFDGSETLTEWDLELIKKTNGKKRVFIINKIDKGNLIEHELIKCNTPIAHTSIIRGEGVESLRKVIRDTVAGNDNLTAGEAVVTNLRHKNALEESRNELNNFLKALHNKLPLEILALHLRGSLDSLGQITGVVSAEDILNRIFSEFCIGK, from the coding sequence ATGATCAGGCAGGAAGACACAATCTGTGCAATAATTACACCTCCAGGCATTGGGGGAATTAGTGTTATACGGCTTAGCGGAAAGGATGCGCTAAATATAGCATCCAGGGTCTTTCGAAGCAAGTCAGGCAAGTCACTTAGTAATGCAAAAACACATAGCATTTATTATGGTAATGTCGTGGGCTCATCATTAGACGCTATTGATGAAGTCATCGTAAGTATTATGAAGTCCCCTCATAGTTATACGTGTGAGGATGTGGTTGAAATAAGTTGCCATGGTGGTCCTTTGGTCACTGATAAAATTCTCGAAGTCATTGTCAGGGAAGGCGCAAGACTTGCAGAGCCAGGGGAATTTACGAAGAGGGCATTTCTAAATGGAAGGATTGACTTGGCTCAGGCTGAGGCAGTTGTTGATATAATAAATGCCAAAACAGAGGAAGGCCTCAAAACTGCATTGTGGCAGCTTGAAGGCAGATTATCACGCATTATCAATGAGTTACGCAATAACCTAACCAGTGCAGCAGCATCTATCGAGGCATTTATTGACTTCCCGGAAGAAGACACAGGCGCTGTCATGAATGATGCCGAAGGGCGCGTCCGTTCATCAATAGAACTAATAGACATGCTAATTGAGGGTTACTACAGATGGAAGCCCCTGAAGGAAGGGGTAGTAACAGCAATAGTCGGCAGGACAAATGTTGGGAAGTCAAGCCTGCTGAATATGCTATTGGGTGAAGAGCGCGCCATAGTGACCCCTTACCCCGGAACAACAAGGGATATAGTGGATGGCACTACCGTTGTTCACGGACTCCCCCTTAGAATCCTGGATACAGCCGGACTCCGTTCCACCACAGACACAGTTGAAGAGGAAGGGATCAGACGGATGTACCGGTCAATAGGCTCTGCTGAACTCGTATTAATTGTATTTGATGGAAGTGAGACACTGACGGAATGGGATTTAGAACTTATCAAAAAGACAAACGGAAAGAAAAGGGTTTTTATAATCAATAAGATAGACAAAGGCAACCTCATCGAACATGAGTTAATCAAATGTAACACCCCTATCGCTCATACATCAATAATAAGGGGTGAAGGGGTGGAATCGCTCAGGAAGGTTATACGTGATACCGTAGCCGGAAATGACAACTTAACCGCTGGGGAGGCAGTTGTTACCAACTTGCGACATAAGAACGCATTAGAAGAGTCGAGGAATGAACTTAACAACTTTCTCAAAGCCCTTCACAATAAATTACCGCTGGAAATACTTGCACTTCACCTTCGCGGCAGCCTTGATAGCCTTGGACAGATAACAGGGGTCGTATCAGCAGAAGACATCCTAAACAGGATTTTCAGCGAGTTCTGTATTGGAAAGTAA
- a CDS encoding ParA family protein, whose protein sequence is MGKIISITNQKGGVGKTTTAINVSASLAVAEKKVLLVDMDPQGNATSGSGIDRRDIKTSIYDVMIGRMDITEVMRPTDLRYFQVIPAGIDLIGAEIELIELENREFVLRNVLYPVRDNFDFIILDCPPSLGLLTINSLTAADSVIIPVQCEYFALEGLSQVMRTIELVQKSLNTSLDIEGILLTMFDGRNNLSHQVAQEIKGHFKDKVFNSTIPRNVALGEAPSHGKPIITYNINSRGAQSYLGLALEVMKNDKKNGSG, encoded by the coding sequence ATGGGCAAAATAATCTCTATAACAAACCAGAAGGGCGGCGTTGGCAAGACGACAACTGCCATAAATGTCTCTGCCTCGCTTGCTGTTGCAGAAAAGAAAGTCCTGCTTGTTGACATGGACCCACAGGGAAATGCAACTAGCGGGTCTGGTATAGACAGAAGAGACATCAAGACTTCGATATATGATGTCATGATAGGCAGGATGGACATCACGGAAGTCATGCGGCCGACAGACTTGCGCTATTTTCAGGTTATCCCGGCCGGCATTGATCTTATAGGCGCTGAAATTGAGCTAATAGAACTCGAAAATAGGGAGTTCGTCCTTAGAAATGTCCTCTATCCTGTAAGGGACAACTTCGATTTCATTATACTTGACTGTCCGCCGTCACTGGGATTGCTGACTATAAACTCATTAACTGCTGCTGACTCTGTGATTATTCCCGTTCAGTGCGAGTACTTTGCGTTAGAGGGGCTCAGTCAGGTTATGAGGACCATAGAGCTCGTTCAAAAATCCCTGAACACTTCTCTCGATATTGAAGGCATACTCCTTACCATGTTCGATGGGAGGAATAATCTGTCACATCAGGTTGCACAGGAAATCAAGGGACATTTTAAGGATAAGGTTTTTAACAGCACAATCCCGAGGAATGTTGCACTTGGAGAGGCACCAAGCCATGGAAAACCAATTATTACCTATAACATAAATTCAAGGGGCGCCCAGTCGTATCTCGGACTGGCGCTGGAGGTTATGAAAAATGACAAAAAAAATGGTTCTGGGTAG
- the mnmG gene encoding tRNA uridine-5-carboxymethylaminomethyl(34) synthesis enzyme MnmG, with protein MSNVCYDVIVVGAGHAGCEAALASSRLGCKTLIITLNIDNIALMSCNPAIGGIAKGHLVREIDTLGGEMGRVTDAAGIQFRMLNTSKGPAVQALRAQADRNAYKLAMRNLLESQNNLDIVQGVVERLIIEGDRVRGVETNLGMQYTAKAVILTTGTFLRGLIHVGLTSYPAGRAGEFPSLGLSEDLQRIGFTIGRLKTGTPPRIDARSIDFSVMTAQHGDEPPVPFSYMTDKIDARQVPCYLTYTSPVTHDIIRKNLDRSPLYGGVIKGIGPRYCPSIEDKIVRFSGKEKHQVFLEPEGYNTVEMYANGISTSLPADVQVDLVRSIKGLEEAEIMRPGYAIEYDFIPPTQIKHTLETKLIEGLYNAGQINGTSGYEEAAAQGVMAGINASLKVQGRVPLILDRSEAYIGVLIDDLVTKGTQEPYRMFTSRAEYRLLLRHDNADSRLTEKGYKTGLVSEERYKKYKETTNSIAHEISRLKRTRIGNAPRIPYKECSGKDIRPTEFISVSPAMRDHGTTKQDRDDIEYEKEKSAAPFKCGSEGSIRPDLTLSQLLQRPEVSYTEIEQLSPPDSPLDKDIKFRVEVEIKYEGYIKRQIQLVDRHKDMEQKKIPADFDYHNISGLSNEIKEKLLSVKPVSLGQASRIPGMTPAAISVLAITIAKQARSKAI; from the coding sequence ATGTCAAACGTATGTTACGACGTAATTGTAGTCGGCGCCGGACATGCCGGGTGCGAGGCAGCATTGGCATCTTCAAGGCTTGGGTGCAAAACCCTCATCATTACGCTCAATATAGACAATATAGCCCTGATGTCCTGTAATCCTGCAATTGGAGGAATTGCGAAGGGCCATCTCGTGCGCGAGATTGATACACTTGGCGGTGAAATGGGAAGGGTAACAGATGCAGCTGGCATCCAGTTCCGGATGCTGAACACCAGCAAAGGTCCGGCAGTACAGGCACTGCGCGCCCAGGCTGACAGAAATGCATATAAGCTCGCCATGCGTAACCTACTGGAATCACAGAACAATCTTGATATTGTTCAGGGGGTCGTCGAGAGGCTTATTATTGAGGGCGACCGTGTCCGGGGCGTGGAGACAAACCTTGGCATGCAGTACACCGCCAAGGCGGTTATTCTGACAACAGGCACATTCCTCCGGGGACTAATACATGTTGGCCTTACAAGCTATCCGGCAGGGAGGGCAGGTGAATTTCCTTCGTTAGGTCTATCCGAGGATTTACAACGTATTGGCTTTACTATTGGGAGGCTAAAGACAGGCACTCCTCCAAGGATTGATGCCCGAAGCATAGACTTCAGCGTCATGACAGCACAGCACGGGGATGAACCACCGGTTCCGTTCTCATACATGACAGACAAAATAGATGCCAGGCAAGTACCCTGCTATCTTACTTATACATCTCCTGTGACTCATGATATTATAAGGAAAAACCTTGACCGGTCACCCCTGTATGGAGGGGTTATAAAGGGTATAGGACCGCGATATTGCCCGTCCATCGAAGACAAGATAGTAAGATTTTCGGGTAAGGAAAAACACCAGGTCTTTCTCGAACCTGAAGGCTACAACACCGTAGAAATGTATGCCAATGGGATATCCACGAGTCTTCCTGCAGATGTCCAGGTAGATCTGGTCAGGTCCATCAAAGGACTTGAAGAGGCAGAGATCATGAGGCCAGGCTATGCCATTGAGTACGATTTCATACCACCAACACAGATTAAACACACACTTGAGACTAAGTTAATTGAAGGCTTGTATAATGCCGGCCAGATAAACGGCACTTCAGGTTACGAGGAGGCGGCAGCGCAGGGAGTTATGGCCGGAATTAATGCGTCATTAAAGGTACAGGGCCGGGTACCTCTTATATTGGACCGGTCAGAGGCATATATCGGCGTTCTCATTGACGACCTTGTAACCAAAGGGACACAGGAACCATACAGGATGTTTACGTCGCGCGCTGAATACAGGCTCCTGTTGCGTCACGACAACGCGGATTCACGCCTTACAGAAAAGGGATACAAAACAGGTCTTGTCTCAGAGGAACGTTACAAAAAGTACAAAGAAACAACAAACTCAATAGCGCATGAAATATCGAGACTTAAAAGGACACGCATTGGCAACGCACCACGCATTCCATACAAAGAATGTTCCGGTAAAGACATCCGTCCTACTGAATTTATTTCAGTCTCTCCGGCAATGCGAGATCACGGGACAACAAAACAAGATCGGGATGACATTGAATATGAAAAAGAAAAGAGCGCCGCCCCCTTTAAGTGTGGGAGTGAGGGGAGCATAAGGCCTGACCTGACTCTTTCACAACTGCTTCAGAGACCTGAAGTTAGCTATACAGAAATCGAGCAGTTAAGTCCGCCAGACAGCCCGCTCGATAAAGACATTAAGTTTAGAGTTGAAGTTGAAATAAAGTACGAGGGGTATATAAAGCGGCAGATACAACTGGTTGACCGCCACAAGGATATGGAACAGAAGAAAATCCCTGCTGATTTTGATTACCACAACATATCCGGTCTTTCCAATGAGATAAAAGAGAAGCTCCTGTCTGTTAAACCAGTTTCACTGGGTCAGGCATCGCGCATCCCAGGCATGACGCCGGCGGCAATATCCGTCCTTGCAATTACAATAGCAAAACAGGCGCGCAGCAAGGCCATATAG
- a CDS encoding HAD-IA family hydrolase, which produces MNNFSWNNIDTVLLDMDGTLLDRYFDDYFWEHFLPEKYAEKYNVPISEARQQLLARYKKEEKTLAWTDIDFWSKEFDLDIPALKEQVHHLIAVHPHAEEFLGFLRSMKKRIHLVTNAHYKTLDLKLRKTEIGKYFDSVVCAFDIGLPKEDTAFWPKLKQLIGFDKETTMLVDDNENVLFSARDYGMGCLIFKARPSSRLGIRSSDHFTGIADFDELITR; this is translated from the coding sequence ATGAATAATTTTTCATGGAATAATATAGACACGGTCTTGCTTGATATGGACGGCACACTCCTTGACAGATATTTTGACGATTATTTCTGGGAACACTTTCTGCCCGAGAAGTATGCAGAAAAATACAATGTTCCAATAAGTGAGGCAAGGCAGCAACTCCTCGCAAGATACAAGAAAGAAGAAAAGACCCTCGCATGGACAGACATAGATTTCTGGTCAAAAGAATTTGACCTCGACATACCTGCACTAAAAGAGCAGGTCCATCACCTCATTGCTGTCCATCCACATGCAGAAGAATTTCTTGGATTCCTGCGTTCAATGAAAAAACGCATACATCTCGTAACGAACGCCCATTACAAGACACTTGATTTAAAGCTAAGGAAGACTGAAATCGGCAAATATTTTGACTCCGTAGTATGTGCCTTCGACATAGGGCTCCCTAAGGAGGATACTGCCTTCTGGCCAAAATTAAAACAACTCATCGGATTTGACAAAGAGACAACCATGCTGGTTGATGACAATGAAAATGTGCTGTTTTCTGCAAGAGATTACGGCATGGGTTGTCTGATATTCAAGGCAAGGCCAAGCTCCAGACTGGGTATAAGATCATCTGACCATTTTACAGGAATAGCTGATTTTGATGAACTGATAACCAGGTGA
- a CDS encoding DUF4266 domain-containing protein yields the protein MKQKFILRLILIIIIPILSGCAMVKPWEREYLADPIMQFDYCKEEKAVREHFLATREGSSGSFSVSGGGCGCN from the coding sequence ATGAAACAAAAGTTTATACTCAGACTTATACTCATTATAATTATTCCAATATTGTCAGGTTGTGCCATGGTCAAACCCTGGGAAAGGGAATATCTGGCAGATCCCATTATGCAGTTTGACTACTGTAAGGAAGAAAAGGCTGTGCGGGAACACTTCCTCGCTACACGGGAGGGAAGCTCAGGTAGTTTCAGTGTTAGTGGAGGCGGTTGTGGCTGCAATTAA